In Nostoc edaphicum CCNP1411, the sequence GTGTTTGATCAAGTCCCGTCGTTTCACGATACCTCAAGTTCAGCCACTCTTCCGACATTGGGAATTGTCCCATTCGTTAATTCTTTGTAAATATCACTTAAGTTCTCCTTCAATTCTTTTTCGGTTTCTGCCTGAGTCCAGTAGTCTGGATACTCCTGGAGATAGCCAAGCCACATCTCCTCATCTTGCCAGTAAACATATTTCTTGGTTGTCATAGGGTGAACGAACGACTTATGAACTTCTCCAACTATGCCAACCATCTTATCAAACAGGGCGATCGCTCTATCACAGTCGTCCAGAATCCTACTCACTGAGCAAACTGTCAGCCTGCAATGGATACACATGGCGTAAGCTTCGCCAAGCCGGAAATGGTTGATCATCAATCATTGCTTCTGGCTTTGGGAGATAACCAGCGAAGCAATCCTCTAGTCCAAACTCCTTTGCTGAAGCATGAGCATAATCACTGCCTCCACTGCTCCAGCAGTACAGTACTGCTCCTTGCGCCTTTAACTGTCGAACTACTTTAATGACACTGGGTATTGGAATTCGTTTCGTTCCAACCGAGCGAACAAGAGTGTCATCGACATCAACAAAAATTACCATACTCAAAATTCAGGAAAAACAAAAGCCCCAAGCAATTATGATTGCTTGGGGCTTTTTGTTTGAAAAATAGAACCTGGCATCGAGCTATTTTTGCGTAGGGCTACCCCTAAACTATCGTGGCCGCAGCAGCGTTTCACCTCTGAGTTCGGGAAGGGTTCAGTGTGGTTCCACCGCGCAATAGACACCAGGAAAACCTGATGGGAATTAAAAATTAAAAATGTAAAATTAAAAATGACTTTTGAAATTTTACATTTCTAATACTTCAGAAACCCTGAAGACTGCAAGTAACGCGAATTATTAATAAGTAGAGCAAATGAGTTGTGAGGTCAAGCCCTCGGTCTGTTAGCACGGCTCGGCTACATACATTGCTGCACTTCCACCTACCGCCTAAGAACGGGTGTTCTGCCCGTGACCTTACCCACTTATTGTGGTGAGAGCACTCATCTTGAGGTGGGCTTCCCACTTAGATGCTTTCAGCGGTTATCCGCTCCGCACTTGGCTACCCAGCGTTTACCGTTGGCACGATAACTGGTACACCAGCGGTGCGTTCCTCCCGGTCCTCTCGTACTAAGGAGGACTCCTCTCAATGCTCTTACGCCTGCACCGGATATGGACCGAACTGTCTCACGACGTTCTGAACCCAGCTCACGTACCGCTTTAATGGGCGAACAGCCCAACCCTTGGGACGTACTTCCGCCCCAGGTTGCGATGAGCCGACATCGAGGTGCCAAACCTCCCCGTCGATGTGGACTCTTGGGGGAGATCAGCCTGTTATCCCTAGAGTAACTTTTATCCGTTGAGCGACGGCCATTCCACTCTGCGCCGTCGGATCACTAAGCGCCTACTTTCGTACCTGCTCGACTTGTCAGTCTTGCAGTCAAGCTCCCTTTATGCCTTTACACTCGTCGCACGGTTTCCAAGCGTGCTGAGGGAACCTTTGCGCGCCTCCGTTACCTTTTAGGGAGGCGACCGCCCCAGTCAAACTGCCCACCTGAAACTGTTCCCTGACCAGATAATGGTCATGGGTTAGAATTCTAGCTTCGCCAGAGTGGTATCTCA encodes:
- a CDS encoding DUF705 domain-containing protein, with translation MVIFVDVDDTLVRSVGTKRIPIPSVIKVVRQLKAQGAVLYCWSSGGSDYAHASAKEFGLEDCFAGYLPKPEAMIDDQPFPAWRSLRHVYPLQADSLLSE